The Labrus bergylta chromosome 15, fLabBer1.1, whole genome shotgun sequence genome includes a region encoding these proteins:
- the myct1a gene encoding myc target protein 1 homolog, with translation MAENNTNLFLEILQSFDAVPLIIAFCVSMAVGLVLGALVYVILTWMSRRRAGSASITRRPTRQSRSSSRNRPGFNRNSSYDRRSNNSLVSAAFSFHRQTSSPDQFDPLGHKSSFRASTFHPLLQCSQIAREAEEGSQTTLPRTPTLTTSTGSAQTAAQQAASPPRPESFWGNNGLRGSNATQTPPPAYESIIRAYQETCT, from the exons ATGGCTGAGAACAACACAAATCTCTTCCTGGAAATACTTCAATCTTTTGATgctg TTCCTCTGATCATAGCCTTCTGTGTGTCCATGGCGGTTGGCCTGGTCTTGGGGGCCCTGGTTTACGTTATCTTGACCTGGATGTCCCGACGACGAGCGGGCTCTGCCAGCATCACTCGTCGTCCAACCCGTCAATCCCGCTCGTCCTCCCGTAACCGCCCTGGCTTCAACCGCAACAGCAGCTATGACCGGCGCAGCAACAACAGCTTGGTCAGTGCTGCTTTCAGCTTCCATCGGCAGACATCCTCCCCAGATCAATTCGACCCACTGGGGCACAAATCCAGCTTCAGGGCCTCAACCTTCCACCCGCTCCTCCAGTGCAGCCAAATCGCCAGAGAAGCAGAGGAAGGGAGCCAAACCACGCTTCCCCGCACGCCGACTCTGACCACGTCAACTGGATCAGCTCAAACAGCAGCCCAGCAAGCTGCCAGCCCACCCAGGCCAGAATCATTTTGGGGAAACAATGGTCTGAGGGGTTCTAATGCTACACAGACACCCCCTCCAGCTTATGAGAGCATTATTAGAGCTTATCAGGAAACATGCACCTGA
- the serac1 gene encoding protein SERAC1 isoform X2 encodes MSVAALRLIHCRRLSTAGPSGVKKVLQWKDFRKVAKVTGAIVLGGCLFITYEMVALDKAVTIDTSAILQEKYKSYIYLRATPSDEKDNLTAGLTNKARRELHKAARRFLEMSSRLFLQSLDEHFTHVDADPHEVALWVLLKKTQSANKAIRLQAVQELADNHHWHDYQYQTAAQVIDQRTAVGLARTPKVDLRFFLRSPALPGTEDGLSAEDGLRQLLGSLPQSEVDKCVQYFTSLALRESTQSLAAQRGGLWCFGGNGLPYAQSLTSVPSEKVESFCLQALVQHSKVQSHCEHIVSNGGLQLLQRVYQLRRDSLKIQRNIVRVIGNLALNESIHQAIAQSGWISVLAEMTQSPHVMQASHAARALANLDREAVKEKYQDGVYILHPQTRDNQPIKADVLFIHGILGAAFKTWRQKDRDTSEEEKDAEGEDNYTECWPKSWLAADCPNLRILSVEYDSHLSDWMAKCPVENQRKSLAYRSRELLKKLKLAGVGERPVVWVAHSMGGLLVKKMLLDAVDDPDMHGLLKNTKGILFYSVPHHGTFMAEYSVNVRYLLFPSVEVRELCKDSPALRDLNENFLNMAREKEIKVLSFTETLPTNIGPMIKILVVPTQSASLGIGELIKVDVDHLNICKPEKKDSFLYKRSLQFIQEALQSYISH; translated from the exons ATGTCTGTGGCAGCTCTTCGTCTGATCCACTGTCGGAGACTGAGCACAGCTGGGCCGTCCGGAGTGAAGAAAGTGCTTCAGTGGAAAGATTTCA GGAAGGTGGCTAAAGTAACTGGTGCCATTGTCTTGGG tggcTGTCTGTTTATCACCTATGAAATGGTGGCCTTGGACAAGGCTGTGACCATTGACACCAGTGCTATTCTTCAAGAAAAGTACAAGTCTTACATTTATCTGAGAGCCACGCCTTCAGATGAAAAGGATAACCTTACTGCAG GGCTCACAAATAAAGCTAGGAGGGAACTTCATAAAGCTGCAAGGCGGTTTCTAGAAATGTCATCAAGGCTCTTTCTGCAATCCCTAGACG agcaCTTTACTCACGTGGATGCAGACCCACATGAGGTGGCTTTATGGGTCCTACTGAAGAAGACACAGTCAGCCAACAAAGCCATCAGACTCCAAGCTGTACAGGAGCTTGCAGACAATCACCACTGGCATG ACTACCAGTACCAGACAGCAGCCCAGGTTATAGACCAGAGAACAGCAGTGGGTCTGGCTCGGACTCCTAAAGTGGACCTTCGATTCTTCTTGCGCTCACCTGCCCTGCCTGGAACTGAGGAT GGTTTGTCAGCAGAGGATGGACTTAGGCAGCTTCTGGGATCTCTGCCTCAGTCTGAGGTAGACAAATGTGTTCAGTACTTCACCTCGCTGGCCCTCAGAGAGAGTACCCAGTCCTTGGCAGCACAACGG GGTGGATTGTGGTGTTTTGGCGGTAATGGGCTGCCTTACGCCCAGAGCCTCACCTCTGTTCCCTCTGAAAAGGTGGAGTCCTTCTGTCTACAAGCACTGGTACAGCACTCAAAG GTCCAGAGCCACTGTGAACACATAGTTTCAAACGGGGGCCTGCAGCTGCTCCAGAGGGTTTATCAGCTTCGTAGAGACTCCCTTAAGATTCAGAGGAACATTGTTCGTGTAATAGGAAATTTGGCCCTCAATGAGAGCATCCACCAGGCCATAGCTCAGTCTG GCTGGATTTCAGTCCTGGCTGAGATGACGCAGTCTCCTCATGTCATGCAGGCGTCTCATGCAGCGCGTGCTCTGGCCAACCTGGATAGGGAGGCAGTTAAGGAGAAATACCAGGATGGTGTCTATATCCTCCACCCACAAACACGTGACAA CCAGCCAATCAAAGCAGACGTGCTCTTCATCCATGGGATCCTCGGAGCAGCTTTTAAGACGTGGAGGCAGAAGGACCGCGATActtcagaggaagagaaggatgCAGAAGGAGAGGATAATTACACAGAGTGCTGGCCAAAG TCATGGTTGGCTGCTGATTGTCCAAATCTCAGAATTCTATCAGTGGAGTATGACAGTCACCTCAGTGATTGGATGGCCAAGTGTCCTGTTGAGAATCAGAG GAAGTCGTTGGCCTACAGAAGTCGAGAGCTCCTAAAGAAGTTAAAGCTTGCAGGAGTAGGAGAGAGGCCTGTGGTCTGGGTGGCCCACAGTATGGGAG GGTTGCTTGTGAAGAAAATGCTCCTGGATGCTGTAGATGACCCTGATATGCATGGACTGTTAAAGAACACAAAGGGCATTTTGTTCTATAGTGTTCCTCACCATGGCACCTTCATGGCAGAATACTCAGTCAATGTCAGATAtctcctcttcccctctgtAGAAGTTAGAGAACTTTGTAAAG ATTCGCCAGCACTGCGTGACCTAAACGAGAACTTCCTGAACATGGCCAGAGAAAAGGAAATCAAGGTGCTGAGCTTCACAGAGACGCTGCCGACAAACATTGGTCCCATGATCAAGATACTGGTGGTACCTACACAGTCAGCAA GTCTTGGCATCGGGGAGCTCATCAAGGTTGACGTAGATCATCTCAACATCTGTAAACCAGAGAAGAAGGACTCCTTTCTGTACAAGCGAAGTCTCCAGTTTATCCAGGAAGCACTGCAGAGCTACATCAGCCACTGA
- the dynlt1b gene encoding dynein light chain Tctex-type 1 isoform X2, producing MDEGQTEEESVESAIGGNAYQHSRVNQWTTSVVEQCLSHLSKLGKPFKYIVTCIIMQKNGAGLQTASTCFWDNSTDGSCAVRWENKSMYCIVSVFGLAI from the exons ATGGACGAGGGTCAGACAGAAGAGGAg TCAGTAGAATCAGCCATAGGAGGAAACGCCTATCAGCACAGTAGAGTGAACCAGTGGACCACCAGTGTTGTGGAGCAGTGCCTCAGTCACCTCAGCAAGCTGGGGAAACCATTCAAATATATAG TAACCTGTATCATCATGCAGAAAAATGGAGCAGGTCTGCAAACAGCAAGTACATGCTTCTGGGACAACTCTACTGATG GAAGTTGTGCTGTGAGATGGGAGAATAAATCCATGTATTGCATCGTCAGTGTTTTCGGGCTGGCCATTTGA
- the tmem181 gene encoding transmembrane protein 181 isoform X2 translates to MELLAPMRLYTLSKRHFVLVFVLFLICFGVTVFIGIAGPKILFEQEHNGDHMLVKNGSIKTGPFNLVSTPLSTYNQQLWLTCLMQAEHSNIGDFQQPLEIFVELKGVMSDASVMPINKVQQKSRMLHCGAKCDEIIVLHLGYLNYTQYKVLVSFKGLENITYEIKVKFVWKTYNPTFSQVEIWFRFVFVVLTFMVTCMFAHSLRKFSMRDWGIEQKWMSILLPLLLLYNDPFFPLSFLVNSWFPGTLDAFFQALFLCALLLFWLCVYHGIRVQGERKCLTFYLPKLIIVGLLWLSAVTLGIWQTVNELQDPTYLYKVDIINFQGMKVFFLIVIIFYILYLIFLIVRACSELKNMPYSDLRLRFLTALTFVVLVISMVILYLRFGAKALQDNFVPELSTHYQNSAEFLSFYGLLNFYLYTLAFVYSPSKNAIYDSQLKDNPAFSMLNDSDDEVIYGSDYEDMPLQNGRAIKATAKYQDESDSD, encoded by the exons ATGGAGCT ATTGGCCCCCATGCGGCTCTATACGCTGTCGAAAAGGCATTTTgtcctggtgtttgtgttgttcctGATCTGCTTTGGCGTCACAGTCTTCATTGGTATTGCAG GGCCTAAAATCCTTTTTGAGCAAGAGCACAATGGTGATCACATGCTTGTCAAAAACGGCTCAATTAAG ACTGGGCCTTTTAATCTAGTTTCTACTCCCCTCTCTACCTACAACCAGCAGCTATGGCTCACTTGTCTGATGCAGGCTGAACACAGCAACA TCGGAGACTTCCAGCAGCCTTTGGAGATCTTTGTAGAGCTAAAGGGAGTAATGTCGGATGCCAGCGTGATGCCCATCAACAAGGTGCAACAGAAATCCCGAATGCTACACTGCGGGGCT AAATGTGATGAGATCATTGTGCTCCATCTGGGCTACCTAAACTACACCCAGTATAAAGTTTTGGTCAGCTTCAAAGGCCTTGAAAATATTACATATGAGATCAAGGTTAAGTTTGTG tgGAAAACATACAACCCCACCTTCTCACAGGTGGAGATCTGGTTCCGGTTTGTCTTTGTGGTGTTGACCTTCATGGTGACG TGTATGTTTGCACACTCACTGAGGAAGTTTTCCATGAGGGACTGGGGCATTGAGCAGAAGTGGATGTCCATCCTGCTCCCTTTGTTGCTTCTCTACAATG atCCTTTTTTTCCGCTGTCATTCCTGGTGAACAGTTGGTTTCCAGGGACGTTGGATGCTTTCTTCCAGGCTCTCTTCCTGTGTGCCCTGCTGCTCTTCTGGCTCTGTGTCTATCACGGCATCAGAGTTCAG GGTGAGAGGAAATGTCTGACTTTCTACCTGCCTAAGCTGATCATCGTAGGTCTCCTGTGGCTCTCAGCGGTTACACTGGGCATATGGCAAAC GGTTAATGAACTACAAGACCCTACCTATCTGTATAAAGTGGACATAATTAACTTTCAG GGCATGAAGGTCTTCTTCCTGATTGTCATCATCTTCTACATCCTCTACCTGATCTTCCTGATTGTCAGAGCTTGTTCAGAACTCAAAAACATGCCTTACTCAG aTCTGCGGCTCAGGTTTTTGACAGCACTGACATTTGTGGTTCTTGTTATAAG CATGGTTATTCTCTACCTGAGGTTTGGTGCCAAGGCCCTCCAAGATAATTTTGTTCCTGAACTGTCTACTCATTACCAAAACT CAGCTGAATTTCTGTCATTCTACGGCCTACTAAACTTTTACTTGTACACATTAGCGTTTGTGTATTCCCCCTCCAAAAATGCTATTTATG ACTCCCAGCTGAAGGATAATCCAGCTTTCTCCATGCTAAATGACTCAGATGATGAAGTAATTTACGG gAGTGATTATGAGGACATGCCTTTACAAAACGGACGTGCAATCAAAGCAACCGCCAAGTACCAGGATGAGAGTGACAGCGACTGA
- the gtf2h5 gene encoding general transcription factor IIH subunit 5, whose translation MVNVHKGVLVECDPAMKQFLLYLDEKMALGKKFILKDLDDTHVFILAEVVQTLQERVGELMDQNSFTITQK comes from the exons ATGGTCAACGTACACAAAGGAGTTCTTGTTGAATG TGATCCTGCCATGAAACAGTTCCTCCTCTACCTGGATGAAAAAATGGCCCTGGGGAAGAAGTTCATCCTGAAGGACCTTGATGACACACACGTCTTTATCCTGGCAGAGGTGGTTCAGACCCTGCAGGAGAGAGTTGGCGAGTtaatggaccaaaactcatttACCATCACGCAGAAGTAA
- the dynlt1b gene encoding dynein light chain Tctex-type 1 isoform X1, whose protein sequence is MDEGQTEEETAFVVEEVSKIIKESVESAIGGNAYQHSRVNQWTTSVVEQCLSHLSKLGKPFKYIVTCIIMQKNGAGLQTASTCFWDNSTDGSCAVRWENKSMYCIVSVFGLAI, encoded by the exons ATGGACGAGGGTCAGACAGAAGAGGAg ACAGCATTCGTCGTTGAAGAAGTGAGCAAAATTATTAAAGAG TCAGTAGAATCAGCCATAGGAGGAAACGCCTATCAGCACAGTAGAGTGAACCAGTGGACCACCAGTGTTGTGGAGCAGTGCCTCAGTCACCTCAGCAAGCTGGGGAAACCATTCAAATATATAG TAACCTGTATCATCATGCAGAAAAATGGAGCAGGTCTGCAAACAGCAAGTACATGCTTCTGGGACAACTCTACTGATG GAAGTTGTGCTGTGAGATGGGAGAATAAATCCATGTATTGCATCGTCAGTGTTTTCGGGCTGGCCATTTGA
- the tmem181 gene encoding transmembrane protein 181 isoform X1, with protein sequence MDNDYSSSLENPLYSELKYFCRKIQEAYNELKEDLTPYRDDRFYRLAPMRLYTLSKRHFVLVFVLFLICFGVTVFIGIAGPKILFEQEHNGDHMLVKNGSIKTGPFNLVSTPLSTYNQQLWLTCLMQAEHSNIGDFQQPLEIFVELKGVMSDASVMPINKVQQKSRMLHCGAKCDEIIVLHLGYLNYTQYKVLVSFKGLENITYEIKVKFVWKTYNPTFSQVEIWFRFVFVVLTFMVTCMFAHSLRKFSMRDWGIEQKWMSILLPLLLLYNDPFFPLSFLVNSWFPGTLDAFFQALFLCALLLFWLCVYHGIRVQGERKCLTFYLPKLIIVGLLWLSAVTLGIWQTVNELQDPTYLYKVDIINFQGMKVFFLIVIIFYILYLIFLIVRACSELKNMPYSDLRLRFLTALTFVVLVISMVILYLRFGAKALQDNFVPELSTHYQNSAEFLSFYGLLNFYLYTLAFVYSPSKNAIYDSQLKDNPAFSMLNDSDDEVIYGSDYEDMPLQNGRAIKATAKYQDESDSD encoded by the exons ATGGACAACGACTACTCGTCCAGCCTGGAAAACCCTCTGTACAGCGAGCTGAAATATTTCTGCAGGAAGATACAGGAGGCCTACAACGAGTTAAAGGAGGATTTGACACCTTACAGAGATGATCGCTTTTACAG ATTGGCCCCCATGCGGCTCTATACGCTGTCGAAAAGGCATTTTgtcctggtgtttgtgttgttcctGATCTGCTTTGGCGTCACAGTCTTCATTGGTATTGCAG GGCCTAAAATCCTTTTTGAGCAAGAGCACAATGGTGATCACATGCTTGTCAAAAACGGCTCAATTAAG ACTGGGCCTTTTAATCTAGTTTCTACTCCCCTCTCTACCTACAACCAGCAGCTATGGCTCACTTGTCTGATGCAGGCTGAACACAGCAACA TCGGAGACTTCCAGCAGCCTTTGGAGATCTTTGTAGAGCTAAAGGGAGTAATGTCGGATGCCAGCGTGATGCCCATCAACAAGGTGCAACAGAAATCCCGAATGCTACACTGCGGGGCT AAATGTGATGAGATCATTGTGCTCCATCTGGGCTACCTAAACTACACCCAGTATAAAGTTTTGGTCAGCTTCAAAGGCCTTGAAAATATTACATATGAGATCAAGGTTAAGTTTGTG tgGAAAACATACAACCCCACCTTCTCACAGGTGGAGATCTGGTTCCGGTTTGTCTTTGTGGTGTTGACCTTCATGGTGACG TGTATGTTTGCACACTCACTGAGGAAGTTTTCCATGAGGGACTGGGGCATTGAGCAGAAGTGGATGTCCATCCTGCTCCCTTTGTTGCTTCTCTACAATG atCCTTTTTTTCCGCTGTCATTCCTGGTGAACAGTTGGTTTCCAGGGACGTTGGATGCTTTCTTCCAGGCTCTCTTCCTGTGTGCCCTGCTGCTCTTCTGGCTCTGTGTCTATCACGGCATCAGAGTTCAG GGTGAGAGGAAATGTCTGACTTTCTACCTGCCTAAGCTGATCATCGTAGGTCTCCTGTGGCTCTCAGCGGTTACACTGGGCATATGGCAAAC GGTTAATGAACTACAAGACCCTACCTATCTGTATAAAGTGGACATAATTAACTTTCAG GGCATGAAGGTCTTCTTCCTGATTGTCATCATCTTCTACATCCTCTACCTGATCTTCCTGATTGTCAGAGCTTGTTCAGAACTCAAAAACATGCCTTACTCAG aTCTGCGGCTCAGGTTTTTGACAGCACTGACATTTGTGGTTCTTGTTATAAG CATGGTTATTCTCTACCTGAGGTTTGGTGCCAAGGCCCTCCAAGATAATTTTGTTCCTGAACTGTCTACTCATTACCAAAACT CAGCTGAATTTCTGTCATTCTACGGCCTACTAAACTTTTACTTGTACACATTAGCGTTTGTGTATTCCCCCTCCAAAAATGCTATTTATG ACTCCCAGCTGAAGGATAATCCAGCTTTCTCCATGCTAAATGACTCAGATGATGAAGTAATTTACGG gAGTGATTATGAGGACATGCCTTTACAAAACGGACGTGCAATCAAAGCAACCGCCAAGTACCAGGATGAGAGTGACAGCGACTGA
- the serac1 gene encoding protein SERAC1 isoform X1, with amino-acid sequence MSVAALRLIHCRRLSTAGPSGVKKVLQWKDFSKVICALHFVTANSKDSACFTFSFQSLLSKNTFVCCCISGKVAKVTGAIVLGGCLFITYEMVALDKAVTIDTSAILQEKYKSYIYLRATPSDEKDNLTAGLTNKARRELHKAARRFLEMSSRLFLQSLDEHFTHVDADPHEVALWVLLKKTQSANKAIRLQAVQELADNHHWHDYQYQTAAQVIDQRTAVGLARTPKVDLRFFLRSPALPGTEDGLSAEDGLRQLLGSLPQSEVDKCVQYFTSLALRESTQSLAAQRGGLWCFGGNGLPYAQSLTSVPSEKVESFCLQALVQHSKVQSHCEHIVSNGGLQLLQRVYQLRRDSLKIQRNIVRVIGNLALNESIHQAIAQSGWISVLAEMTQSPHVMQASHAARALANLDREAVKEKYQDGVYILHPQTRDNQPIKADVLFIHGILGAAFKTWRQKDRDTSEEEKDAEGEDNYTECWPKSWLAADCPNLRILSVEYDSHLSDWMAKCPVENQRKSLAYRSRELLKKLKLAGVGERPVVWVAHSMGGLLVKKMLLDAVDDPDMHGLLKNTKGILFYSVPHHGTFMAEYSVNVRYLLFPSVEVRELCKDSPALRDLNENFLNMAREKEIKVLSFTETLPTNIGPMIKILVVPTQSASLGIGELIKVDVDHLNICKPEKKDSFLYKRSLQFIQEALQSYISH; translated from the exons ATGTCTGTGGCAGCTCTTCGTCTGATCCACTGTCGGAGACTGAGCACAGCTGGGCCGTCCGGAGTGAAGAAAGTGCTTCAGTGGAAAGATTTCAGTAAAGTTATATGTGCACTACACTTTGTGACAGCAAACTCAAAAGATTCAGcctgttttactttttcttttcaatctcTATTatctaaaaacacatttgtttgttgCTGCATTTCAGGGAAGGTGGCTAAAGTAACTGGTGCCATTGTCTTGGG tggcTGTCTGTTTATCACCTATGAAATGGTGGCCTTGGACAAGGCTGTGACCATTGACACCAGTGCTATTCTTCAAGAAAAGTACAAGTCTTACATTTATCTGAGAGCCACGCCTTCAGATGAAAAGGATAACCTTACTGCAG GGCTCACAAATAAAGCTAGGAGGGAACTTCATAAAGCTGCAAGGCGGTTTCTAGAAATGTCATCAAGGCTCTTTCTGCAATCCCTAGACG agcaCTTTACTCACGTGGATGCAGACCCACATGAGGTGGCTTTATGGGTCCTACTGAAGAAGACACAGTCAGCCAACAAAGCCATCAGACTCCAAGCTGTACAGGAGCTTGCAGACAATCACCACTGGCATG ACTACCAGTACCAGACAGCAGCCCAGGTTATAGACCAGAGAACAGCAGTGGGTCTGGCTCGGACTCCTAAAGTGGACCTTCGATTCTTCTTGCGCTCACCTGCCCTGCCTGGAACTGAGGAT GGTTTGTCAGCAGAGGATGGACTTAGGCAGCTTCTGGGATCTCTGCCTCAGTCTGAGGTAGACAAATGTGTTCAGTACTTCACCTCGCTGGCCCTCAGAGAGAGTACCCAGTCCTTGGCAGCACAACGG GGTGGATTGTGGTGTTTTGGCGGTAATGGGCTGCCTTACGCCCAGAGCCTCACCTCTGTTCCCTCTGAAAAGGTGGAGTCCTTCTGTCTACAAGCACTGGTACAGCACTCAAAG GTCCAGAGCCACTGTGAACACATAGTTTCAAACGGGGGCCTGCAGCTGCTCCAGAGGGTTTATCAGCTTCGTAGAGACTCCCTTAAGATTCAGAGGAACATTGTTCGTGTAATAGGAAATTTGGCCCTCAATGAGAGCATCCACCAGGCCATAGCTCAGTCTG GCTGGATTTCAGTCCTGGCTGAGATGACGCAGTCTCCTCATGTCATGCAGGCGTCTCATGCAGCGCGTGCTCTGGCCAACCTGGATAGGGAGGCAGTTAAGGAGAAATACCAGGATGGTGTCTATATCCTCCACCCACAAACACGTGACAA CCAGCCAATCAAAGCAGACGTGCTCTTCATCCATGGGATCCTCGGAGCAGCTTTTAAGACGTGGAGGCAGAAGGACCGCGATActtcagaggaagagaaggatgCAGAAGGAGAGGATAATTACACAGAGTGCTGGCCAAAG TCATGGTTGGCTGCTGATTGTCCAAATCTCAGAATTCTATCAGTGGAGTATGACAGTCACCTCAGTGATTGGATGGCCAAGTGTCCTGTTGAGAATCAGAG GAAGTCGTTGGCCTACAGAAGTCGAGAGCTCCTAAAGAAGTTAAAGCTTGCAGGAGTAGGAGAGAGGCCTGTGGTCTGGGTGGCCCACAGTATGGGAG GGTTGCTTGTGAAGAAAATGCTCCTGGATGCTGTAGATGACCCTGATATGCATGGACTGTTAAAGAACACAAAGGGCATTTTGTTCTATAGTGTTCCTCACCATGGCACCTTCATGGCAGAATACTCAGTCAATGTCAGATAtctcctcttcccctctgtAGAAGTTAGAGAACTTTGTAAAG ATTCGCCAGCACTGCGTGACCTAAACGAGAACTTCCTGAACATGGCCAGAGAAAAGGAAATCAAGGTGCTGAGCTTCACAGAGACGCTGCCGACAAACATTGGTCCCATGATCAAGATACTGGTGGTACCTACACAGTCAGCAA GTCTTGGCATCGGGGAGCTCATCAAGGTTGACGTAGATCATCTCAACATCTGTAAACCAGAGAAGAAGGACTCCTTTCTGTACAAGCGAAGTCTCCAGTTTATCCAGGAAGCACTGCAGAGCTACATCAGCCACTGA